Proteins from a single region of Bacillus sp. (in: firmicutes):
- a CDS encoding spore coat protein: MTIKKKLGLGVASAALGLALIGGGTWAAFNDVETLSNNIATGTLDLDITPGTTTETTFDLQNLKPGDEFTRSFTLNNNGTLAIKDVWLDVIPMNFTNGENEYVGRHGQPDNDALEFLDQFAVKVLISGVEGGANAYTLIQESDNVTLRNLAEGTGLPAGLQMNGKRLNLTPVPGKNGPEWDGIPLNPYDYEIVEFTITMIDDQEKVTDMESPVYGEYTQNVYQGDSVDLLFQFEATQWHGIIIDENGYVNENEKAHPSPQNPAEIKKNN; this comes from the coding sequence GCTTTAGGATTAGCTTTAATTGGTGGGGGAACATGGGCAGCATTTAATGATGTAGAAACATTAAGTAATAACATAGCGACTGGAACATTAGATCTTGACATTACTCCTGGCACAACAACTGAAACAACTTTTGACCTTCAAAATTTAAAACCAGGCGATGAATTTACACGCAGCTTTACACTGAATAATAATGGAACATTAGCAATTAAAGATGTGTGGTTAGATGTGATTCCGATGAATTTTACAAATGGCGAAAATGAATATGTAGGCAGGCATGGTCAACCTGACAATGATGCACTTGAATTTCTTGACCAATTTGCTGTAAAAGTATTGATTTCTGGTGTTGAAGGTGGGGCAAACGCATACACGCTGATTCAAGAAAGCGATAATGTTACGTTAAGAAATCTAGCTGAAGGAACTGGGCTCCCTGCAGGATTACAAATGAATGGCAAACGCCTTAACTTAACGCCTGTACCAGGCAAAAATGGGCCAGAATGGGATGGCATTCCTCTAAATCCATATGACTACGAAATCGTTGAGTTTACAATTACGATGATTGATGACCAAGAAAAAGTAACTGATATGGAATCTCCAGTTTATGGTGAATACACGCAAAATGTATACCAAGGCGACAGCGTTGATTTACTCTTCCAATTTGAAGCAACACAATGGCACGGCATTATCATTGATGAAAATGGTTATGTAAATGAGAACGAAAAAGCACATCCATCTCCTCAAAATCCGGCGGAAATTAAAAAGAATAATTAG
- a CDS encoding LPXTG cell wall anchor domain-containing protein, whose protein sequence is MKSLKILFTLMTVIIIFCSNSLIINAEENKELDIGVTPDRFLFEISNMKPGDLAKRKLTVQNLGKRDFTYNTAAEFIGGSKKLYEEFLLKVSDSNGILHEGNLKDFKGLKPRFLKSKHEEDLLFELEFPYELGNEFQGLAFEVEFKFIVEGYDPPSPGGGGGGGSGGGSDNPNNPSNPTPGEASGPDNQGTPGVLGDPEEPKNPIVPEDPDKINPQQPIDPKKLNSTPVGGHILPATATNIYNFGFAGIVLLLVGSHLFFIQRKKKQVVKQ, encoded by the coding sequence ATGAAATCACTAAAAATACTGTTTACCCTTATGACAGTCATCATAATTTTTTGTTCAAATTCTCTTATCATAAATGCAGAAGAAAATAAAGAGCTTGATATTGGAGTAACTCCGGATAGGTTTTTATTTGAAATTTCTAATATGAAACCTGGCGATTTGGCCAAAAGAAAATTAACAGTTCAAAACTTAGGAAAACGGGATTTTACGTATAACACCGCAGCAGAATTTATTGGTGGCTCAAAAAAACTTTATGAGGAATTTTTACTTAAAGTATCTGATTCAAATGGAATTTTACATGAAGGAAATTTGAAAGATTTTAAAGGGTTAAAACCGAGATTTTTAAAATCAAAGCATGAAGAGGATCTACTGTTTGAATTAGAGTTTCCTTATGAGCTTGGCAATGAATTTCAAGGATTAGCGTTTGAGGTTGAATTTAAGTTTATCGTTGAAGGCTATGACCCTCCATCACCTGGAGGCGGCGGCGGTGGGGGCTCTGGAGGTGGTTCAGACAATCCCAATAATCCTTCTAATCCTACACCAGGGGAGGCAAGCGGCCCCGATAATCAAGGAACCCCGGGAGTTCTAGGTGATCCAGAGGAGCCAAAGAATCCAATCGTACCAGAAGACCCGGACAAAATAAATCCGCAGCAACCGATTGATCCAAAAAAATTAAATTCAACACCGGTGGGTGGGCACATATTGCCAGCAACTGCAACAAATATCTATAATTTTGGTTTTGCAGGGATTGTTCTTTTGTTAGTAGGTAGTCATTTATTTTTCATACAAAGAAAAAAGAAGCAAGTTGTTAAACAATGA
- a CDS encoding signal peptidase I codes for MKKYFLMVAKITLFIFLLLCCYLIFSSKFIGPTSQIGGYHFVTVATGSMHPEIKPGSLILIKKVSDPGSLKVNDVITFHSPRNERQLITHRIVEVKNINSELRFITKGDSNLTTDVEAVNAIDVLGKYQNVMIPYGGYFLQLTKTRIGFFVFFLAPVFVLILSTITKRRSSFNRKHRLTSN; via the coding sequence ATGAAAAAATATTTTTTAATGGTTGCTAAGATTACGTTGTTCATATTTCTTCTATTATGTTGCTATTTAATTTTTTCAAGTAAATTCATCGGACCAACCTCACAAATAGGCGGTTACCATTTCGTAACAGTTGCAACAGGATCAATGCATCCAGAAATTAAACCTGGATCGTTAATTCTCATAAAAAAAGTTAGCGATCCAGGAAGTTTAAAGGTTAATGATGTTATCACCTTTCACTCGCCAAGAAATGAAAGGCAACTGATTACGCACCGAATTGTTGAAGTAAAAAATATCAATTCTGAGCTTCGTTTTATAACAAAAGGGGATTCAAATCTAACTACAGATGTAGAAGCGGTAAATGCAATCGATGTTCTTGGTAAATATCAAAATGTAATGATTCCTTATGGGGGCTATTTTTTACAACTAACAAAAACCCGCATTGGCTTTTTCGTATTTTTTCTTGCTCCTGTATTTGTTTTGATTCTTTCAACAATAACTAAACGTAGGTCATCTTTTAATCGAAAGCATAGATTAACCTCCAATTAA